The DNA window AATCTTTTGTCATGACAGCTTTTGAAGCTGATATTCCCATGACTTTTGGAGGTAGTTTGGACCCCACTTGTTATGTAGAAGTTAAAAGCGTGGGTAATATGAATCCTAATCAAACTAAGGCGATGAGTGATGATTTTTGTACGGAAATTAATCAAAAATTAGGCATTGCTAAAAACCGCATTTATATTGAATTTGCTGATGCTAAAGGTTCGATGTGGGATTGGAATGGTTCAACTTTTTAATAGTCATTGAGAAAAATTTTAAACACAAGAAGCACCACAGCATAATGGTGATTAAGTTTGTGTCCTTTCAATATATCCCTGTTTTGTCACTTTCCGAAACAATCAATATTAAAAGAATAAATTTATTCACTCAGAAAATAATTCATACAATGATTAGTATAATCCAGCCAGTTGCTGAATCGAAGTATGAAAATAAAAACTCAACAATCTGGAATAAGCTAAGACGCACCTATCTGGCAATATAGCGCCTTTTATAGCAATAAATTGAGAGATGCTGTTAGACTAGATTGTTGATAGGATGAAACTTGGAAAAAATTTATATACTTTGACTTTGAATCTCCCAACCTAGAGAATAATTATCTTCGGGACATTGAAAAAGTTATCAAGAGATGAGCCCCCCCTCTCTGGAGGCTCTTTCCAAGCCCACGTTTCAGGTATTTCAAACTTAACTTTTGGATTGAACGAATCCCACTAATTAATCCATTGTAATAAATTGCGCACCGCCAAGAAAATTACTACAACTAAAAAAATTCTTCTTAACCATAAATTACTCATTTTCATCGCAATTTTAGCGCCCACCATCGCCCCAAAAAACATCGTCACCCCCAAAATTATCCCCAACTGATAATCCACCAAACCTTGAGTCATAAAAATTAGAGTAGCAATGAGAGACGAAAAAATATTTAAAACCTTAGTAATCGCTACCGCCTCCACAAAAGTCATATTCAAAAAACCGATAAAACAAGCCGTTAAAGTCGTCACATAACCACCACTAAAAAAACCACCATAAATTCCCAAAAGGAAAGTCAAAGCATAGCCAATTTTTAAAGCCTTGGGATTAGGTTTTTCTGGTTTTTCTATGCCTTTATTTTTATTAAATACAGAAAAAATCGTTACCAAAATCATAAAAATTGAAATCAGCAAAGGCATGGTATCGGCTGGAATAAGGAGAACAAGAAAAGCGCCCCCCACCGAACCAATCACCGTTAAAACCGATAACAAAGGCAAATCAGGACGTTTTAAAGCATCACTTTTCAAGAAAGGAATTGTACCGCCAATACTCATAAATATTAACGCAAACATATTAGTAGCGATTGCCCTAGCTGGTTCAAAATCAAACTCTAACATTGCTGGTACAGTAATCAAAGAATTGCTCCCTGTTACCACTCCAATAATGCTAGTTATTAAAAAAATAACGACTAAAAATATTAACTCTGTAGCTATCATTTTAGATTATTGACAATGTCTAATTGAATTTTAAATGATTTTTATTACATTTTATAAATTAATAGAATTATAGTATATCGATAAAATGACCAAAATA is part of the Cyanobacterium sp. T60_A2020_053 genome and encodes:
- a CDS encoding sulfite exporter TauE/SafE family protein yields the protein MIATELIFLVVIFLITSIIGVVTGSNSLITVPAMLEFDFEPARAIATNMFALIFMSIGGTIPFLKSDALKRPDLPLLSVLTVIGSVGGAFLVLLIPADTMPLLISIFMILVTIFSVFNKNKGIEKPEKPNPKALKIGYALTFLLGIYGGFFSGGYVTTLTACFIGFLNMTFVEAVAITKVLNIFSSLIATLIFMTQGLVDYQLGIILGVTMFFGAMVGAKIAMKMSNLWLRRIFLVVVIFLAVRNLLQWIN